CTGCCATATTATTGCAGATTGCTCTATCATTTGAATTGTACAATAGCTGTGGCCTTCCTTGTATGTATTTTAGGTGGTAAATAGATTCCTGACTTGTAGGAACAATTTGTAATCACACTTGTATAAAGGATACGATTCTATGTTAATGAAATCATCACTTCAATCCAttgatttctccttctttcatggtatcagagcaggactaGATCctgactcttcttcttccctgcTGCGCTTTATCTTCTCGTGTAGCAAGCTTGCTCTGTAGTCTCTCACCAACCCAACCAACATGGGTAAAGACGATATTCCACCTTCAAAAGACCACGACAAATCACATGCCGATTCCTCTAATCCTCCTATATCCGAAATGTCAAAATCAAACCTTTCTAATCCTTATTACACCCATCATTCAGGGCTAGTCCTAGTCTCTAAACCTCTGAATGGAGACAATTATGCAGGATAGAAGAGGGCTATGACTTTAGCTCTGAATTCCAAGAACAAGCTGGGTTTTGTGAATGGTACAATAACGGCTCCCTCAGAAGAGACCGATCCAGAAGGCGTTATTATGAATGGTACAATAACAGCCCTATTCTCCAGTCGCTCACCTGCAGCCCATCTCCGACGTAGTACCGGTCCCAGCCCCGACGCAGCAACACCCCTACTTGCTCTTCCGTACCGGCCTCGTCCAGACCTGCAGGAGCCCTACGCCGGCGCTCTCCACTGTCACAACCACCATCTCTCGACGTCTCCAGATCACTGTCCGGGACCAGACGACATCAATGGACCTCCTCAGATCATCGGCGATCTCAGCGACAACCTCCGGTATTCTCAGCGACCTTAGCGACGACCTGCATGCCGGACGAAATCAGACCCAGACAGCCTGCAACCTGCAGCACTAGACCTGACCGGATCAGTCAACAACTGAACCTCCACACCACCATATCGACCTCGACGCAGCAGCCCTGccaaggaggaagaagaagacgcgtaaaaagaaagaagaacaaaaaaaaaaagagataaaaaaaaggtgacccggcccaaagaaaaaaaaaagggagaaacaaaagaagcggcccagaaaaaaagaaaaagaaaaaagaaacaggccCTACGGCCCACTTTTggcagaaaaaagaagaagaagaaaaaaagtgcTAATTCTTAGCCCAACAAATCAGCAGGTCCAgcagaagcaaaaaaaaacatTGCTACGCACGCCTACATCATCACGGTGcgctaggatttttttttttctcaaaaccaagtatgttctcttttattttattttcataccaatatttaattgtttataattagaatttttgagcatgtttagttaaataattttgatcattttaagcatgtcttgttatttatgtgttacataattatgtttaagcatgttttaattatgctatggtttatactttattttgaacatgccatatatatatatatatatatatataattttattatttatgaaattttgagcatgttttgtgattttttttatttacgtttatataattattcctaaggatgcttttatattatgctattgtttatattttttttcgcAAGATCTATtatgtgtagcatatatttgttgtatatttgtgaaatttgagcatgccatgtaatttatttttatatatgctatcaTTGCTATGTTTAAATATGCTATGGTTATTCCTTATTTAGCATGCTACATATAAATTGCAtcttgccatgataatgaaaattcatgtgcaTTATAAACACAtaattactgtgataaagtattttcacatagcatcggaaaaaaatgtgaccattacgaatcttggtcttgaaatctaattcatatttttggaaaataattcacgtggatgtcttaaTAACtgtgtaatttatatcttccctcttgtttctgtagatggttgatccaactcgacctgaatttgacatcttggactcagaaggacttgagtaccatcattgggtttccgatatggaaactacctttgtggcaaaagattacactgccaccattaccaaccccaaagacgatgtctaacaaggtgaaagcaaatgccttaatgtttctaaggCGACGTATTGATCCTaacctacgctgggagtaccttcagttgaagacacccaaagaactgtgagatgcccttaagggacgttttgggaacattcatgacactttgctcccagaactgaccattcaatggaatgaaatccgcttgcttgactacaaaagggttaatgacttcaacaagaacatgttgcgcctaaaggcacatctcaatttctgtggaaaggaactcataGAAGATGATataatccagaagactctttccacttttcccaCTTCAGCGCTTATACTAGCGAACTAGTATaagctggagtatgacaacaaaagaatcacaaccttcaataagctgatcaacctactgcaagtggttgagaggcataatgagattctcttgaataacaatgttAGGCCCAttaggacaaagaaaattcccgaggatAATTATggcaaaatgaaaggtggaaaaaaccccaatgcaaagggagTTGGACGTGCCGATCTCTATCCacatggcaacaatgcaccacttGGAAAGGGACGTAggggtcatggaaacaaggtgcaaggGCACCTAAGAAATCTTCAGTCAAACAagaaagagttggcaatgaaccatgctataggtgtgaaatcattgggcattggtataagaactgccaagcaagcaacagagtagtagccacttacaagaggaatagggagtctaaagaacaatagactcactatatggaagaaggaggccatgacccagatgtcaacctcacaattgcatacTTCAATGACAATAAGGAACTTGCTCTGTCAATGGATGcactagattttgactgatcttctttatctatttattttcgaAAGACAGTTGtaaaggcataatgcctcatttttaattagactattgcgtggtcttaaagtttatttttaataatggtttgataaattagatttctgaacaagatcttgatttgattatcgttggcttattaataaatttcagattttattctgaagcaattgaatttattcgattttatttactacacatatttatatGGTTTTAAATAGCattataaagatgtaaagcaatacatctagaaaaagaaaaaattattagaatgaaaagattgtcattctacctaaatagaaatactcaccaagagctaatcgaaccttgttaagtttcaaagatattcgtgctagcggttatcatgtagaaacacaatgtgagaatggaactgagtacctttatattacctctaatgaatgtggaaggaaacacattttagtgaaactaatgagtcaatctagtggactgtacctcactactattcggatcattgaatcctatgctgtcaccaacaatgagatgtgggacactgactcatacaggctttggcatgaccgcctagggcaccccggtcttgacatgatgatccgtattttaaaaaaCTCACATGTACATCCCttatttcgagtgaaaaatataatgggagaaaaatacgccacactgcaaggtgtcggtcctagtactgctcaaatgcagccattgccttctgaagtaccagaagcactacctcccttccattatgcctcattgactatttaaaagacacatcactcgttttgtaaAGCCTACTCTTTAGCGAAAAAAGGATCAAGACCTTCCTATGcaaaagacacaaaacaaaacgttccattcttacaaaggatacaaggagatatctgtggacctatccatccagaatgtggaccattcaagtactttatggttctggtggatgcttcgacatgctagtcacatgtcgctttattgtctacaagaaatgctgcatttgcaaaactcctagcacagattatacgtttaagggctcaccaccctgatcaccctatcaagtctataaggcttgataacgctggaaagtttacataaaaagcatttgatgattattgcatgtctattaggATCGATGTGGAGCATCATgcaccccatgtgcatacacaaaacggtctcgcagaagccaccatcaaaaggctatagatggtggctagggcactggttatgcgcaccaaactgcctatatctgcctggggttatgcaatattgtacATAGCTTTACTTATTCccttcagacccactgctagctaatcattttctgcgtaccagttggtaactggatatgagtctaacatttcacacttacgcatatttggttgcgtagtatatgtgcccattgcgcccctacagcacaccaaaatgggtcctcagagacgattaagtatttatgttggatacgaatctccaacaattatccgctacttggaacccttgacaggcgatctctttaccgctagatttgaggattgtcactttgataagacagtcttcccatcgttagggggagataggaaaaaggattttccaagggaacgacaggaattgttgtggtttgtccccactctgtctcattttgatccccgtaCTTCataatgtgaaagtgaagtgaaaagaataatcgatctttagaacgtagcagattcgatgcctgatacgtttactgatatcgcaaaagtgacgagatcatatataccagctgcaaatgtacctgcaaggttagaagtccccaacaaggggcacggtgccgcagatagaggcactgctaccacacttagtggaggtgtggttgaggctgtggctccccaaaggaagagggggaggccacttggttcgattgacactcacccaaggaagaagagggcgagtaaggcacaaaccgacccattaatcatcaatgtagagaatccctctcatgagattgtctctgattatagttatgtctatgaatcaatactggaggacgctatgatgtttgaaatgatttcagagaacaaagaaatctcaatggattatgagagtgcgtatgagttgatagaaagatctttcatacacattgatgatgtatttgcatacactattgctcaagaaattatagagcacgatgatatcgaaccacgctttgTTGCAGAATATCAACCAAGAGTAgattagcctaaatggaaagaagcaatccaggcagaattagattctctgataaagagacaagtatttggtctggtagtgctaaccccaccaagtgtaaagcctgtaggacataaatgggtctttgttagaaaacgtaatgagaagaatgaagtcccaaggtacaaggctcgtcttgtggcgcaaggtttctcacaacaccctggaattgactacgaggagacatactcacCCGTAATAGACtttataacattccgctacttaTTTAGCTTGGtcgtttccgaaggactggaaatgcagctcatggatgtggttactgcatatctctatggggatcttgattcaaagatatatatgaaagtgcctcatggccttacattacccaagtcaagtgactttAAACACgaagtgcgtttgcaattaggttgaaacactcactttacagattgaaacaatccgggtggatatggtatacccgtctaagtgactacttaattgggaTGTGATATAAGAACGCTGAATTATACCCCTGcttattcataaagaaaataagTTCCGGATTTGTAATTGCAGCAGtgtatgtcgatgatatgaacataataggtactctagatgaaataagagaaaccgctagctaatttgagatgaaggatcttgggaaaactcgattatgTCTAGGCTTTGAACTAGAACACttagtttgtggaatactaattcaccagtctgcgtatgtccagaAGATGCTTAGGCGATTTAACATGAACAAagtgcatcctgctagcactcccatgatcggtcgaactttggatgcaaggaaagatccatttcgtccaaaggaagatgatgaagaggtgttgggagctgaaattccctatctaagtgcaataggcacattattgtacttagcccaatgtactcgaccagacattgtattctcagtgaacttgttagctagatttagctcagcgccaacgcagcgtcattggaatggtatcaagaatattttccaatatctaaaaggaaccattgacttgggactgttctttccctacagagagacaagagggactgcagatggaactacaatccctaaaggaaatgttgatggcgaaagcgccactctctacaccgaaacgccaaatgacgttttggttggttttgctgatgctgggtacctctctgacccacataaaggtcgttcccaaactggttatatatttaccattgggaacacgacgatatcttagaaatcaaccaagcaaacacttgtggctacctcctcgaaccactgagagatcattgctctacatgaggcggttcgtgagtgtgtatggttaagagctatcattacacatattcgagggactagtggtttgagttctaccactgaagagcctacttgcatttatgaagataatgcagcttgcatcgaacagatgaagctaggatatatcaagggtgataatacaaaacacatatcgccaaagtttttctacaatcagcaacaacaagccctcctcaagattcaagtgaatcgagtaaggtctgaggagaatgtggcagatttgttcaccaaatcattgcttAAAgtcatatttgagaaacatgtgaaaaacataggaatgcgaagaatTTTCAAGCTCCCTTGATAAATGTgaggatcagggggaggtgtagacgtcagggggagtctaacacacacatattatcctcaaatgtaaaaggtgtgttgtgctcttttctttcgaccaaggtgtattttttgtcctatagggtttttattgttacttggcaaggtttttagtaaggcaacaactcatgcaccatttcgtctttgacttggcacaagggggagtgttaaaggaaaagcacattaagTGCCTTCTTCAAagtgactgacggagagggaatcaatgAATTAGTGATTACCGTCAATCAGCAAGGATTACAGATCAATcaacatttaatgtcatcattgtaattgatatttccgttgtaattctctccttaTTTAAAGGGATTATGAAATGAAACAAGTAGACCAATTCTaattccatttttacttttatatatatatatatatatatatatatatatatatataacatattcaaatttttaaatatattttagggctataatttagccttaACGGGTTGGAGACCGTTGATGTCACATCGATGAATAGTGAAGAATTTAGGGTAAAAATTTAGCTCAAGAACTATTTTCAGCCCTTTCAGTTAGAAATGGCCTAATATGTTTCATATATCCTAAAATGACAACAACAAAAAGCACAAATGCACAAGTGACACACCAGAATATGAAACAATAAGAAAAATGCGTATAAGATTAGACTCAGAGTGAGATAATGAAAATTGAGTCTGTATTGTGGCCCCAGAAACATGATAATTAATAATCCTTATACCATATAAAAATTTGCTAGTTACATATGGAATTTCATGTAGGTTATCCGTGGAGGCAATACAAAACTTATTTCGGATCCCATGCAAGAGAGTTGACCAACATTAAGAGATGGTTtaagaaaattatacaaaacTAATCTCACACGGCGTCGTTTCATGAGGCGCCAACACTGGATAATTTACACAAAACAGGTTTCAGTCTCAGCTGAAAGCTCAAAAGAGCAAATGGCTTCGCCTTTGCCTTCTTCCCTCTCTCACTTCTCACTCCTCTCCAAACCCGCACCGCCCCAAAACCACCACCGCCGCCTCCTCCTAGCCCCGACCGGACCCGCGTCTTCCGGGTTCCAATGCCGGGCCGGAACCGGGTTCTTCAACCGTCTCGGACGCCTCATAAAGGAGAAGGCCAAGAGCGACGTGGACAAGCTCTTCTCCGGGTTCTCCAAGACCCGCGACAATCTCGCCGTCATCGACGAGCTCCTCCTCTACTGGAACCTCGCCGACACCGATCGAGTCCTCGACGAGCTTGAAGAGGTGAACAAatttggaaatttctgattttctgtaATTGGTTGAGGTGTAATTTTGGTAACTAGGGTTTTGAATTGGGCTGTTCAGGCTCTGCTGGTATCGGATTTTGGGCCCAAGATCACCATTAAGATTGTGGAGAGTTTGAGGGAGGATATAGTAGCTGGAAAGCTCAAGTCTGGAAGTGAAATAAAGGTATTGGCAATTCAATATGTTTCTATGTATATATGATGCTTGATTCATTAGGCTATTCGGGTTCCGAAAAATTTCCGAACTTGGTGCCATATGTTGTTATATACTTGTATGTGACTAATTTGAGTGGATGGCTCTGAATTTGCTGAGCAAGGAAATGAAGGGTTGATTAGTTAATTAGTGTGGAAGTTAAATGTAATGTGGAGGTGATTGTAGGAGGCGTTGAAGAAGAATGTGCTGGATTTGTTGACTATAGAAGGGAAAACTGAGCTTCAACTTGGATACAGGTCCtgcactctttttttttatttttttttatagaattttCGGTGTTTGAGATTTTTTTGCCAATCCTGATTTTGATTCTTCTTGGAGTTGATGCgggttttatttttatcatgTCATCAGGACACCGGCTGTGGTTATGATTGTTGGGGTTAATGGAGGTGGGAAGACAACGTCTCTCGGTAAGAATTGAACTGAGCTTGTGTCAAGTAATCCACTGAGGTTTTAGGAGACAAATTGATTGGGAAAACTTACAGGAGATGGGCTAAACATAATATTAAGGAACTTTGGGTCAAACTTTATAGCGGCATATGCATTTAATAAATTGCATCAGAGACTTTAATATAGATTTTAGCTATTGTTATTCTACTGTAGAAATGGTGGATAATTGATAATGATCTGATAAACTATCCTCAATCAGGAAAGCTGGCTTATAGATTGAAAAATGAAAGGGCAAAGGTGAGATTTTCATCTATTCATCGTCAATTCCCTTCTGCAGTGATTTGGTTTGAAGTATATGAGAAAGACTGGTAACATACAAGAGTGGTCTGAATTGCCTTGTTGTTTGAAATTGTGCAGGTATTGATTGCAGCAGGGGATACGTTTCGAGCTGCTGCCGGTGACCAGCTGGAGATATGGGCTGAGAGGACTGGCTGTGAGATAGTTGTGGCTGAAAAAGAGAAGGCCAAAGCAGCAACAGCTAGGCAACTTGAATGGTAGACAGATCAACTCATATTTGCTTTCATTTGTTTTGTCTATAAGAATTCAAGTGACATGGTGTAATTACTGACATATAGTCTTAAAGTGCTTTCTGAATAGTTATTTC
This portion of the Rosa chinensis cultivar Old Blush chromosome 1, RchiOBHm-V2, whole genome shotgun sequence genome encodes:
- the LOC112180679 gene encoding cell division protein FtsY homolog, chloroplastic isoform X1 gives rise to the protein MASPLPSSLSHFSLLSKPAPPQNHHRRLLLAPTGPASSGFQCRAGTGFFNRLGRLIKEKAKSDVDKLFSGFSKTRDNLAVIDELLLYWNLADTDRVLDELEEALLVSDFGPKITIKIVESLREDIVAGKLKSGSEIKEALKKNVLDLLTIEGKTELQLGYRTPAVVMIVGVNGGGKTTSLGKLAYRLKNERAKVLIAAGDTFRAAAGDQLEIWAERTGCEIVVAEKEKAKAATVISQAVKRGKEQGYDIVLCDTSGRLHTNYSLMEELIACKKAVGKVMPGAPNEILQVLDGTTGLNMLPQAREFNEIVGITGLILTKLDGSARGGCVVSVVNELGIPVKFVGVGESVEDLQPFDAEAFVNAIFS
- the LOC112180679 gene encoding cell division protein FtsY homolog, chloroplastic isoform X2, giving the protein MASPLPSSLSHFSLLSKPAPPQNHHRRLLLAPTGPASSGFQCRAGTGFFNRLGRLIKEKAKSDVDKLFSGFSKTRDNLAVIDELLLYWNLADTDRVLDELEEALLVSDFGPKITIKIVESLREDIVAGKLKSGSEIKEALKKNVLDLLTIEGKTELQLGYRTPAVVMIVGVNGGGKTTSLGKLAYRLKNERAKVLIAAGDTFRAAAGDQLEIWAERTGCEIVVAEKEKAKAATVISQAVKRGKEQGYDIVLCDTSGRLHTNYSLMEELIACKKAVGKVMPGAPNEILQVLDGTTGLNMLPQAREFNEIMTDCWYNWFDFDKA